DNA sequence from the Pseudomonas tritici genome:
GGATGGTGCTGGCAGCAGGCGCACTCGTCGTCATTTCGGGTGTGGCGATCTGGAAACCCATTCAACTTCAAGAGCTGGTCGCGCTACTGGGCGGCTATGACGTCGCTCGCTACGTACATTTTGCGGCGATGGCGGTAATTGCTGCATTCGTCGTGATTCATCTTGGGTTGGTAATGCTGGTACCCAAAACCCTGCTGCCAATGATTTCAGGTGGGGTGCGGTCGCTTGATATCAGGAGAAATGGCCATGACTGAATCCAGAAAAGGAACTGTTCAGCGCGTCAGGCTTGAACCTGCGCAACAGCTTGAGTTGGAGAATATCCAGCGCCGGCATTTCCTTCGTGCCGGCTTGACCGTGGGTGCGATGTCGATGCTGACCGGCTGCAACCTGCAGGACGGCGATCAGGTTGACAAGGTCCTTTGGGCCATGTCGCGCTGGAACGATAGGGTCCAGGCATGGCTGTTCAGCGGACAGAAACTGGCGCCGACCTTCACCCGCGCGCAGATCACTACGCCATTTCCGTTCAACGCATTCTATGGCCAGGACGATATCCCTGAAGTGGACCTCGCCAGTTACTCGCTCGCCGTCTCCGGTCGGGTCAGGGACAAGGCTCCATGGACACTCGAAAGCTTGCGCAAACTGCCGCAACGTAGCGATATCACCCGTTTGATCTGTGTTGAAGGTTGGAGCGCCATAGGACAATGGGGAGGTGTACCGCTCAAAACCTTTCTGGAACACATCGGTGCCGATACCACAGCGAAATTCGTCGGTTTCAAATGTGCTGATCGCTATTACTCCAGTCTGGACATGCCGACGGCCTTGCACCCACAGACACTGCTGGCGCTGGATTACGCTGATGTCGCGTTGCCGCCCGAGTACGGCTATCCGCTGCGGGTTCGAGTACCCACCAAATTGGGCTTCAAAAACCCCAAGCATGTTGTCGAGATTTTCGTGAGCAACGACAACCCGGGCGGGTATTGGGAAGACCAGGGATACAACTGGTTCAGCGGGATCTGATAGCGCAAAAACTGAACAGCCACGCCAGGAATGCTGGCGAGACTCATGACACCAGACCTGATATGAGGCGTCCCCATGACCTATATATCTGCGGTACCGCCAGCTTCATCAGTGTTACCGACTTCAGAAAACAAGAAGCGGGCAACGACCCATAGTGCAGATTTCCAATCCCAATTGCAGGCTCAGTCCAGATCACCTGTGCAGGAGCCGGATACAACCCGCGCTCATCTGTTATCGGAATCGACCACAAACCTGTCATGCCGGCCGGAGATGCGAGCGCTGCTTCAATTGTTGCCATGGCGAAGGAACGCCGACGGTTCTTTCAGCAGACCGGGCCGATCAGTGCCAGGTACGCGAGCCAGTGGCTTGGATATTGCGGACTTCAACTTCCCTGATCGAAACATTCTGGATAGCAGTGAGATTATCAAACACACCTGCGGAAATGAGGAGGGTAGACGGCCCTACTCAAAGTCCTTTGATGAGCGAATCGTGTGTACTTTCAATGGCGAGGAAAGCGAATTCTCTTCTGATGTGATCTGCAAAGAGGGATTGAATGCGTTCGCTACCGCAGTGGCTCTTTCCCCGATAACCCTCACCTGGTTACCGATTGAGATTGTTAGAGCACCGCTACGGTCGCCTGGCGTACGGATTTTTCGCCGTCGCAAGTCCTCTTCAGTCGAGAGCCACCTTCTCGACAAGTCAATTTCAGAGTAAGGGCGTTAAACGGGCGGATCTCGATAGCTCTTTCGCCGCGGGGCTAGTATTTCTATCGAGAAAGCAGCTACGCCAATGCGCGTCTTTATTTATTAGTGGTCTGTCGTTCGCTTACTGGCCGGGGTTTCTAGAGTGGCGAATGCGGTTTTATGAGGCTGAGTCCCAGTGACCCGATTGGACGCCGTTCTGGCACGTGAGTTAGCTTTCGTATCCGTTTATATTTTGGGCTCCACAACCATGACTGATCGTCAGATCATTGTTCCAGATGGCATGAGATTGCTCTGCGAGCATGCTGGTTATGCACCAGCTGTAAAGGTAGGAAAGACTCTTTACTGCGCTGGTCAGGTAGGCCGGACGCCGGAATTATCAGTTATCGAAGACCCAGAGCAGCAGTTTTTGGCAGCTTGGGACAATCTCCGGCTCGTCTTGGAAGCCGGCGGGTGCGAATTTGAAGATGTCGTCGAAATGACAACTTATCACGTCGATATGCACCGCCACATGCCAATTTTTAGACGAGTGAAGGATAAAGTCTTTCCTCGGAGTACTTGTGCATGGACATGCATAGGTGTCGGTGAACTGGCTCGCCCCGGCCTTCTCGTGGAGATCAAATGTATCGCCGTAGAACGATAACTTTTCTGATAGGCACCTGAATATACAAATCCTGGATGGGTGTTTATCTATGCGGCAGCAGATGTGACACTTCACTCGCCCGTTGTGTCGGCAGGCACGCCATCCGCACGTTCCCACGCCTACTGGCGACGGGCAAGACAGGATTGTTTGAAGCTCAGTGTGATGACACGAAGGGCGACGGGGTTGTCGGTGCCGGCAACGCATAAGCCTGCTTCATCCGCGCCACCTCCGCTATTGGCGTGCGTCCGAAGAGGCGCTTGAAATCGCGGCTAAATTGCGAAGCACTTTCATAACCCACCAGAAATGCCGACTTGGCCGCTGTCAGGTCGTTACGCAGCATCAGTAATCGCGCTTGATGCAACCGCGTCGACTTGAGGTACTGCATAGGCGAGGAATCGGTCACCTTGCGAAAATGCAGATGAAAGTTAGGCACGCTCATCTGCGCTTCCTGGGCGAGGATTTCTACATCCAGATGCTCGTGGTAACAGCGGTGGATTTTGTGAATGGCGCGCGTCACCTTGCCGAACTGACCCTGCTGGGCGATAGCCGCGCGTAGGGTACCGCCTTGTTCGCCAGTGAGGATGCGGTAGTAGAGTTCGCGCAACATTGCTGGTCCGAGGATTTGCGCGTCGGCGCAGTCGCCCATGACTTCCAGAAAACGCAGGGTCGACTGGCGCAGCGGTTCGTCCATGGGCGAGGCGTACATACCCATAGGCTGAGCCACGCGGATGTTCCATACCTCATCTACCTGCTGAATCAGCTCGCCGGCCAGATTGAAATCCAGACGTATGTACACCGCCAGCATTGGCTCCGCCTCGCTAGCGTCGGTCTCCATTGTAAAAGGCACTGGCACTGACACCACCAGATAATGCTGGGCGTCATAGATGTAAACTTCATCACCCAGATAGCCGCGTTTCTGCCCCTGACAGAGGATGACAATGCCCGGTTCATATAAAACCGGCGTGCGCGTCAGCGGCCGGTTGGAACGCAGAAAACGCACATCATCCAGCGGACTCAGGTTGTAACCCTCCAGCGGTGCAAGCTGGTCCATCAACTGCACCATACGCGCAGTGCTCAGGTTCTTGGGTTTCGGCATCGATTGCCCGTTCTCCACTGTTATGCTCAGCCATCCGTGGAACAGCTAAGCGCTTCCCATTGCTCAATACTCTCCGCCGTCCGGTGCAGCTTGTCACGCACCAGAGCCAGGGCGTCACTGCCCAGCAGCAGTTGAGCCGGCGGGTTAGGGCTGTTGATAATAGTCATCATGGCGCGTGCGGCTTTCTGCGGGTCGCCCAGTTGAAGGCCGCTTTTTTCCTCACGGGCTTTTCGCACCGGGTCGAAGGTCGCATCGTAGTCACTGATGCTGCGCGGCGTACGCTGCATCGAACGACCTGCCCAGTCCGTTCGGAAAGACCCCGGCGCCACGGCCGTTACAAAAATATTGAAGGGTGCAAGTTCCTTGTTCAACGTATCAGAGATGCCCTCCAGGGCAAATTTGCTACCGCAGTAGTAAGCAATACCTGGCATGGTGATATAACCACCCATGGACGTGATATTGAGGATATGCCCCGCCCGTCGCTGGCGGAAAAAGGGCACAAACGCCTTGGTCATCGCCACCGCGCCGAATACATTGACGTCGAACTGACGGCGCATTTCCTCCAACGACGACTCCTCGAAAACCCCTTCGTGGCCATAACCCGCGTTGTTAACCAGCACATCCACTGGGCCATACTGATCCTCAACAGCGACGACGACGGCGTCGATGGCATTAAAGTGGGTAACGTCCAGCACCACGCCATGGGCTCTCTCAGGCAAGAGCGTTTGGAACGTTGCCAGAGAGGATTCGCTGCGAACAGTGCCGATCACTCGATGGCCCTGAGCGAGAGCTTCCTTAGCCAGGGCCTGGCCAAAGCCGCTACTAACGCCCGTGATAAAAATGGTTTTTTCTGCACGCATGGGGCGCACTCCTGAATATATAAGGTCAGGCTATGCTAGGGCGGAGAGTGGTTGGGAACTGTGCCTGATTCGATTTTAGTATTGCCTGATTCTATCGGAGTGCTCGGTGAGCAACTTGAAATCTGCTGGCAAAAAACGAGGCCAAAGGAAGAAAAACGACGGGCTTATTTACCTGCTCTAATGTCTGCTTCGTGTCGCAAGTCGTTTTTCGGTAACGCTGATGTGCATGCGGTCTGGCCGAAGGTGTCGCACCTGCGCTCCAAGGTTTTCGCATTGGCAGTAAAGGCTGCGCGCGCAGTTAATCGCCGAACAGATCGAACATCAGGTGCCTGAACCATTTATTGACGGGGCGCGGTTGTATTTGCTGGGCCAGAATAAATTGATGGCGATTTCGGTGAGGCAACGGGACTGGCGGGCTTGCAAATGAATGGATCTCCATGCCCATGAAAAGCCAGAAATGCTCAGCTAAACAGCCTGCCAGACGAAGCCTAAAGGCTCTCAGGGGCGCCAAAAAACATTTTGACTAGGCTCTGGGACAATGTTTTCAGGTCGATAACACTTTTGTTTGCCCCCACTTTTGCCCCCATTCATACCGAGTGTGCGAGTGATCGCAAATGGCGATCTCCGACGGACTTCGCTATTCCCGGCCAGTTAAGCCGTTGGGCCAGGTCGCTGATCAGTCGTTAGGCAAGTGCAACTGCACTTCCATGGCGTCATGAAGGAGTCTGACGACCTCGATCACGTCGTCGTTTGTCACACGATAGAACACTATATGGCGTGGGCTTTTGACCGTTCCATGGGTGTGTTTGGCCTGCTGGCGTGAATAAATGAGGTGATAGCTGCGAAGGCCCGGTGCAAGTTCATCGCGGTCGTGGCTGCCAATGCGATAAGGCGTGTCGGCAAGCGCTTGCAGCGCCGCGAGGATCAGCGCCTGGTAGCGCTGGCGTGCTTGATCGCCGAACTGCGTCTGGGAGAGCCTGAGGATGTCAACAATGTCGGCACGAGCCGGGTTGGAGATCCGATACTGCGGCATACTCAGTGTTTCTCTCTCGCAGGGAGGGTTGCCTCCAGGCTCAAGCTCTCGAGGTAGTGCTCCAGATCACCCTCGTTCACCTGAGTAAAGCGCCCGTGCTCAAGATCCATGATACCGATCGAGGTCGCCTGACGCAGTGCCTCAATTTTGGCGGTGTCTTCGGCGACGCGCTGCTCCAATAAACGTAAACCTTCTCGCATCACTTCGCTGGCATTCTGATAACGGCCGGACTGCACCAAGTCATGGATAACCTGGTCCTGGTGAGGGGTGAGCACAACGTTTCGCGTCGCCATAACTAGCTCCAGTTCTATGCAGACAGGTACTTTTGATGTTGGCATATTATGCCAATTTCGCTCAGGAGAATAGCTTGGGGCCGAAATCCGGCGATCAGGTGACGGCTGACTCGGCGCCAATCAGCAAGGTTCAAAGTCATCCTCACATAATGAAAGCAACCGGCAGATTGATTTGAAGATTGATATGCCTGACTGTGCGTGGGAGGAGGCGCGCGATGTGTGCTTCTCGATCCGCCCTGAAATCGATCGGCATGTTCGATGCCCATCAATATTTGCGTTTAAAGGCATCAAGAGAGGTTCCAATGCCCTACGAGTTAGAAAATCGCCTAGTGATCGGCGTCGCTTCCAGCGCTGTGTTTGATTTGCTGGCATCGGACGCAGTGTTTCAGAGTCAGGGGGAGGAGGAATACCGCAAGTTTCAGCAAAACAATCTGCACGTCCCGCTTCCTAAGGGGATAGCGTTCCCCTTCATCAAGCGTTTACTGTCAGTGAATGACCTGAGCGTCGATCCTACGGATCCGCTCGTCGAGGTGATACTTCTTTCGCGCAATGATCCCGACACTGGGCTGCGCGTACTGAAGACTATCGAGCACTACGGGCTTGGGATGACAAGGGCGATTTTCATGCAGGGAAAATCTCCTTATGAATATATACCAGCACTGAATATCGCTTTATTTTTGTCGGGTGACAAAAAAGACGTGGAAGCGGCTATCAGGGCCGGGTACCCGGCTGGCCAGGTTCTCGATTCAAAATTTGAAGACGACGAAACTGATAAAACCCTACGCATCGCATTCGACTTTGACGGCGTGCTCGCTGGCGATGAGTCCGAAACAATCATGCAGGCCTCTGGATTGTCTGAATTCCATGCGCACGAAGTGAAGAATGTCATGCAGCCCCATAACCCTGGGCCGCTGAAGGAATTCATGGTGCGGATATCCAAAATCCAGTCGGTCGAGGAGAAGCACAAAAAGCTCAATCCTGAATACGAAAACCGCATACGCGTCTCGATCGTCACAGCCCGCAATGCTCCGTCTCATGAGCGTGCGATGAATACACTCAAGAGTTGGGGTGTCATGGCCAATGACGCATTCTTCCTAGGCGGCATCGAGAAAGGAAAAATTTTAGGTGTATTGAAACCACACATCTTTTTCGATGACCAATCAGGGCACCTTAAATCGACTAGCGCAGTTGCTCCATCCGTGCACATTCCTTTCGGCATCACCAACCATGTCGCTACTGTGGATGCGCTAGAGCCTGAAGCGGATCAGGTCCAGCAGGTGATGTAACACGGTGGCTTGAGCGCGTAGTACCACAGGAATTCGTATCGGTTCTGTGCTTGAACTGGCCTAATGATCCCGGACACCTCTTAAGGGCGATATGATTCGCCCAATCAGGAGGTTCCATGCAAGAGCGATAGACCTACACCCGCGAGTTCAAGCAACGTGCTGCAAGCATGGTTCTTGATAGCTGCTCAGTTCCCGACGTCTGTGCATCTATGGACGTTGGGCCTACGGCTCTGCGCCGCTGGATTGGTCAGGTCCAATCGTTGTGTAGATACCTATGCCGATCAATGGGCCGATCAATGGGTTAAAACACGTGGCTACCAGCCACCGGGAAACCATTGCCGGGCGAGCTGCACCGTTACGCGCAAGGTGTGCTGGCTTTGTTCGCACGCAAGCGCCTGTTCTTCAGGCGACGCCGGTTTGCTCCACTTTGGCTGGGTTGCCAAGCGCTGTGCATAGCTAGCTTTAAACGCAGGGCTGGCCTCGCCAGTCAGCCGCATCGCTTTAGCATAGTCCGCCTCGAGATCTTCGGGCAGCGAACCACAGGCCAGTTTGGCTTGCTGATAGCGCACGGCGTACATGAAGCCATCGGTGGGGGCTTCGTCGTAGGTGTAGCGGGAGGGTTCTGCGGCCATGGCAGTACCGGTGAGGAATAGGGCGATGAGGAGGGGGCGTCCGTGCATGGGCGGGGAAAGTCTCGGGTGGTTGACGGTGCGTTTGACCTGAACACGAGTTGTATAGCATTGAACAGGCCACTCGTTAACTATGCGTGCCCGGTTTGAATTGCAGCGACCAAGGCAATGGGCCGTCATTGTTGGCCGCTACGAGCCATTCTTCGTATGCCGTTCGGATTTATAGGGTGTAAGAAATGTTTAGGCGTCTCATGGACTTGAGCAAGCGGTTGCGCAAGGATTTTGCTGCTGTAGCGGTTTCCAAGGAACAGGTTCTGCACTCGATGGAGGTGGACCCTCAGGCAGGACCCGTCGGGAGTTTGCCCGTGAATGTGCTGGACTACTGGCACAGAGCGCTGATTGCCGATGACTTGGGTGGCCTGCAAGCCACCGATGTCCGCATCCCGGTGACAAATTTCGCGGGGCTGGCCTGGCCCAACTTCAATCTCGGTTTCGGCAAGCGTCGGGCGCTGGCACTGGGCATTCTCACTGAGCGTGCCGCAGAGGCCCGGCGAAAACAGCAAGCGCAGGCGCTTGAGGCCTCAGAGGACGACGCAGAGGGGGCGCAGGAGGCGGACGAGCCGGATGACGATCCGCGTATTCCCATGGCGCTGGTGTTCCATCAAACCACCTCATCAAGCGATGAGGTCCAGGTCACGTGGCCCGACCCGGATAAAAAGCCTGCGCCGGGCGCGAAAAAAAAACGCCTCAAGCCCGACCGGCTGAATATCGCGTTCTGGTTTCCTTTCGACCTGAACGACAAAAACCAAATATGCCTACCACGCGACCCCAACGATTGCCGGCCGCGTGTGGTCCGCCAATGGCTTGAACCGCAGCCATTGATGGCGGCCAACGACCTGCCGCCGGCCATTGGCCACTTCGATTGCTATCGCGACGAGCTCAAGCTATTTCTCGCGACGTTGAGCCAAAGCGCCAATTTGAGCGGTTATGTCGACGCCTGTTTTGCCTTGTTCGCCCGCGTTCAAGCGGATGGGGTTGAGACGGGAATGGCCCCGATCACGGGGCAATGGGTTGCGGTGCCGCGACAGCCTGGCTATGCAACACGTGCGCTCGCCAACGTGTATGAAGCGATCCCCAATGCGCCGTCCATCGGCGCACTGGAGCAGCTCATAGGCGCCGGACGACACCGTTCGGCTGTCCAGGCAGGCGGCATGGCAGCGCCGCAGGTGACGATCCGGCACGTGGCCATGGTCGATAAGGCCACACACCTCGACAAGCCAGACGTCAATCGCGGCGCAGACCCCTTGAACGAATCGCAGCGCCGCGCATTGCACGCCCTCGGCCGGTTGGGTGAGCAGGTCGGGGTGGTTGCGGTCAGTGGGCCGCCGGGCACCGGGAAGACGGCCATGCTGCGTGCGATGATCGCCAACCAATGGGTGTTGGCGGCTTACGATAACCGCGAACATTGCCCCGTCACGTTTGTGTGCGGGGCGACCAACCAGAGTGTCGAGAATGTGATGGGCACGTTCAATGGTGCCGTAGGCAGGAAGCATGCCCTGGCACGTCGTTGGTTGGACCCTACGGGCAAGCCACTATTGGGTTTCACCGCCAGCGCACCGTCCAAGGCCAAGGGAAAAACCCATCGCAGCAAGTTCACCACGCTTGAGATCCGGCAAAAGCAGTTGCGCATCTTGGGCGTCGGGTCCTCCAGCCTCAAGCAATCGAACGAAGACGGTGTTGCGGCAGCCCTTGCTTTGGCGCGGCACTTTGAAGATGCCTTCCGCGAGCTGCCAGAGTTGTTCAATGCTTTGTTTAGCGTTGAGCAGAAACATCAGGTCAGTGATGCCACGCGTTTTATCTATCTCATGCAGAAGAGTGCTTCGACAACGCCTACGGCGTCGACCCTCTGCGAGCACTTGAATACGCTGAGCCAGGTATTGCGCAGTGGGTTGGCCTCAGCAATCGAGCGCCAGGCTGACATCGACGCGTTGATCGAGCCCGGTGAACTGGCTGCGCGCTTTCCCAGTGAGGCATGGGCATCTTCCTGGGCCATCGACATCCTCGCGGATTTGCGTGTGGCCGCAACCCCCGAGGCGCGCCAGGCGCAGCAGCAGAAATTGCTGGACGTGGTGTGGCGGCCGATTATTTTCCAGTTGGCCGCGCGTTACTGGGAGACGCGTTGGCTGGCCAGTGTGATCGCAACCCCCGAGCCTGGCAGCCGAAAGAACGCACTCAGGCACGCAGCCATGCTGTTTCCGTGCATTGTCGCCACCTTGCATAGCGCCCCACGGTTACTGGGAGAGGGCCGTAGGCCGCTGTTCGCGTTCCTGGATTTGCTGATTATCGATGAGGCGGGGCAAGCTGCGCCGGAGCTGGGTGTGCCGGTGCTTAGCCTGGCTAAAAAAGCCGTGGTGGTCGGCGATATGAAGCAGCTCTCCCCCGTGTCTTCGGTAACACCCGAGGTCGACGCGCGCCAGGTGCAGGACCGTTGGGCCGATCCGTCGTCTTTGGGCGCCTTGCTCGTGCGTGGCGCGGACTCCGCCACGGGTTCAATCATGAAGCTTGCCGGAACCGGGGCATCGTTTGCCGAGGCCATGCCGGACGGACGGCTACGGGACGGACTGCTCCTGCGGGAGCACTACCGTTGTGCAGAGTCGATCATCAATGTGTGTATCGATTTGCTGTACCACGATCACGACCGTGATGCCGAGGGCGGGTTGCTCAGCAAAGAGTTGGAACCCAAAGTGCCCAACCCGCTGGCAGGGCTGTTCGCGGATGCCGAGTTGCCCTTGCTCGAGGGCGAAGCTGAAATGCAGTTGCGCAAACGCATGAAGGCAACGTTCCCGCTACCGCCGCTCGGGTTCTATCAGACCGGTGGCCCGAACGATGAGCCCTGCAAAGGCGACTCATGGTCCAACCCTGGAGAAGCCAAGGCCATCGTGGACTGGCTTAAAGAGCACGGACCGCGTCTGGCGAAGTGGGTCGCCAGGGTCGAAGGCCACCCGGAGCAGCCGATAGGGTTGGAAAAACTTGTCGCGGTCGTCACGCCCTTTCGAGGCCAGGTCGAAGCGATAAAGCGTCGGGTGCGCGAAGAACTCGACCCTGATGACGCTGACCTGAGTGAGCGTTTGACCATCGGCACGGTTCATACCCTTCAAGGGGCGGAGAAACCTGTGGTGTTGTTCAGTGCCGTGAATCGGGAAAGCCGCGCCAGCCGTCGAACCGATACCAATCATCGTGAGCGGGTGTTTATCGATCGTGACGATGGGCGCCTGCTCAACGTAGCGATCAGTCGTGCGCAGAAAAGCTTCATTATGTTTGGCCATTCCGATCTGTTTTTTTCCCAGCAGGCGATGGACCCGAACAACGATTTGCCTTCGGCTGTGGTAGGACGATGCTTGGCCGGTGTGCGTGAGCCAGAGCATGAGCGGCTCACCTGCGCCCCGCGGGTGCCAGCGTGCAAGCTCGGTCCCGCCACGCTGATGGTTGTCGAATCCTTGCACAAGGCGAAAATCATTCAAGAACTGGTACCTGGCGGTACTCAGGTGTTCGGCTGTGGCGGTCATATTCGTGACCTCCCAGGCCCCGGTGCGATCAGTTGGCGTGATGGGTTCAAACCGCACTGGCAATTGAGCGAGCGCGAAGGCAGTGACCTGGCGGCGTCCCTACGCAATACCGGCAGCCGTTTACTGCAATGCACTGAGCTGGTGTTGGGGACGGACGATGATGCCCAAGGCGAAGCTATCGCCTGGCACATGATCCAGGTACTCAAGGAAGCACCGTGGTTCATGCATATCCAGAGGGTGCGTCGGGTAAGGTTTCATGCATTGACCACCCTCGAAATGGCCCGATCATTTGAGGAGGGTCGGTGTGTACAGGTCGAGGGCGCTACCGCCGACGAGCGAGCTGGCAGCGCTTGCCGGGCCTTGAATATGGGCTTGGCATATGGAGCCATTGCCCAGCGGGTGCTGGACAACCTCATCGGCTCGGTCTACATGCGTCACGGTATTGTCGGGGGCGGACGGGTCAAGGGGCCCTTGCTCAGGGTACTGGCGGGCCATGGTGACTCCCCGGGGTTACCCGGTAAACGGTTGGGTGTCGCGATAAGCCTGAAAGTGAACGATACCCTCGTGCCGGCTCGCTTGATGGTGCGGCGCGGCAGCGAAGCCTGGCGCGCGTGGGGCAGTGACCGCACAGAGAGCGTTCACACCTTGATCGACCAACTGAGCGACGCGGTGGTTTCACCGACACCTTGCCTGCTCGAGCATGAGGACTTGCTGCTGGCACCTGCTCAAAGCCTGGGCACTAACCTGGTCCTGCAAGAGGCGTTCAGGCGATTTGGCTGGATGCCGTCGAGCACCATGAGCACGTTGCAAAAACTGTATGAGATGCGCGAGGGGCAGGACGAGCCCGAGTCAGCACCGAACGACAATGGTTGGGCTGCATTGGATGCGCAGGGGCGCCTGTTCCTGACCGAGTCCGGACGGCGCCAGGCAGATAAGGTGCTGAACAACCCTTGGCTGAACACAATCAGCGCCAATGCGTTGTTGATGGCCTTCGACGATGCGCTGACTCACCTGTCCCAATTGCCGGATGCAGGGGAGGCGGACTACCTTGCGTTCGTGCACACCTGGGCGGCGCAGTTTGATGATCAGTGCGGCGCGCAGCCGGTTGCGGGCCCCCATGCACCAACGGTCGATGCGCAAGGCGCTGAGGTCGCGCTGTTTTCCCTGCAGCCCGCCGTCGAGCTGAATACGTGGGGCGCGCCTGCCGGTTCGCCTTCACCCGCTGAGGCCGAGCAGCACGACGATGATCCCGCGCCTGGTGCGCAAACCCACCCGGTTTCGGACGGCGGCCGCAGCGGTGCCCACGGAGCACTGGTGCCTCTGGACATCAGCCTGGAGGCCGACAACCCCAAGATGGCCGCGCTTACCCCGAGGCAGCGGCAACTTTACGACCTGATCTCCAAACTGATGTTGGCCTCTTCCCTGCGAGATGGACAGTTTCAGACTGTACGCCGGATTTACACCCTGACGTGGCCGGGTAAACCGGCTGTCCGGCAGGTTGAAATTGGTGTCGAGGTGATAACAGGCAAGCCGGGCAGCTACCCAGGCTGGTTTACGCTGGACCCCGATGGCCTGCACCAGCACACGCGCAATTGGGCGTCGGCAGAGATGGAGGCAGTGCTCGATGAGCAAAGCCCTCGCTTGCAAGTGATAGTGCAAGACCACGGCATACGCACCCGCTCGCTGCTTGAGCCGACAGTCGATCATTTATTGGCGTGGATGCAAGCGCGTGGACACGGTAGGCCCTCGACATTCGGCAAGCACATCGATGATCTCGTACGTGGCAATACGTCGAACGCGCGCGCGGAGGGCACTGCCGATGAATAGCAGTTTTGCCGCCATGACCCTGATGCGAAACGCCTATGAGGCCGCATTGCGCGACCCCTCGGACGCAGTTGCCCAGGCAGCGTTCGTCGCTGCGCACCAAGCGCAACAGCACACGTTCGTTGATTCATTCGACGTCGCGGGCATTACCTACCCGCGTACTGATGGGCACACACTGAGTGAGCGTGAAGCGCGCGAGGTGATTTCCAGAATCCTGTCCAACCCGGCGTACAGCGTATCGGACCTGCGGCCCAGCGTCATTGAAGCGGCCTACCCGCTACAGGCAGACGTGCTGCGTGTGGAAATCGAAGCCACGGTCGCGCGGGCCAATAAAATCAATGGGCTCGACTGGCGAACCGACGCGCTCGATGCCAGCACCAAGCAAGCGATGCGTGAACTGCTACGCATGCCCACCTTGGCGGGCGGCTACAAAATCATTTCCCAGGTCAAGTCCGCGGCCAACGCCCAGGTGTTGAATATCTACCGTGGCTACGATGCCGATCACTTGATCCCCGACAAGGCACTGCGAGGGTCACTGCACAGGGGGCAGTCTTTCAGCCTTGACCAGAGCTACGCGACGTTTATGCAGGATTCACAGAACAGAGGATCGCAGCATAAATTTGTGACGGACGCCCAGAAACACACACGCAAACGGCTGCGCGGCAATCCGACACTGCTCGCGAAAAACCCAACGACTGGCGAGTACCTGGAGCATGTGCTTGAGTGGATGACCCATGTCTATACCACCGCGGATCTGGGTGTGGATGTGGCCGTCAGGAACAGTGGCCTTGCCAACTCGGATGAATTCAAACGTTTCAACGTCAAAGGTTTTGCCTTGGCGCAGGCAGGGTTCATGACGTGGAATGAACGCAAAAGTGTCGGCCGCGCTGTCGCCATGGTGCTCCTGATTGAGGCGCGAGAGTTCTACACGGCGGTCGGCTGGCCCATGGACAGGGAGTTGCCTTTGTTCTACGACGTACCTTC
Encoded proteins:
- a CDS encoding molybdopterin-dependent oxidoreductase, whose protein sequence is MTESRKGTVQRVRLEPAQQLELENIQRRHFLRAGLTVGAMSMLTGCNLQDGDQVDKVLWAMSRWNDRVQAWLFSGQKLAPTFTRAQITTPFPFNAFYGQDDIPEVDLASYSLAVSGRVRDKAPWTLESLRKLPQRSDITRLICVEGWSAIGQWGGVPLKTFLEHIGADTTAKFVGFKCADRYYSSLDMPTALHPQTLLALDYADVALPPEYGYPLRVRVPTKLGFKNPKHVVEIFVSNDNPGGYWEDQGYNWFSGI
- a CDS encoding RidA family protein, translated to MTDRQIIVPDGMRLLCEHAGYAPAVKVGKTLYCAGQVGRTPELSVIEDPEQQFLAAWDNLRLVLEAGGCEFEDVVEMTTYHVDMHRHMPIFRRVKDKVFPRSTCAWTCIGVGELARPGLLVEIKCIAVER
- a CDS encoding AraC family transcriptional regulator yields the protein MPKPKNLSTARMVQLMDQLAPLEGYNLSPLDDVRFLRSNRPLTRTPVLYEPGIVILCQGQKRGYLGDEVYIYDAQHYLVVSVPVPFTMETDASEAEPMLAVYIRLDFNLAGELIQQVDEVWNIRVAQPMGMYASPMDEPLRQSTLRFLEVMGDCADAQILGPAMLRELYYRILTGEQGGTLRAAIAQQGQFGKVTRAIHKIHRCYHEHLDVEILAQEAQMSVPNFHLHFRKVTDSSPMQYLKSTRLHQARLLMLRNDLTAAKSAFLVGYESASQFSRDFKRLFGRTPIAEVARMKQAYALPAPTTPSPFVSSH
- a CDS encoding oxidoreductase; translated protein: MRAEKTIFITGVSSGFGQALAKEALAQGHRVIGTVRSESSLATFQTLLPERAHGVVLDVTHFNAIDAVVVAVEDQYGPVDVLVNNAGYGHEGVFEESSLEEMRRQFDVNVFGAVAMTKAFVPFFRQRRAGHILNITSMGGYITMPGIAYYCGSKFALEGISDTLNKELAPFNIFVTAVAPGSFRTDWAGRSMQRTPRSISDYDATFDPVRKAREEKSGLQLGDPQKAARAMMTIINSPNPPAQLLLGSDALALVRDKLHRTAESIEQWEALSCSTDG
- a CDS encoding type II toxin-antitoxin system RelE/ParE family toxin translates to MPQYRISNPARADIVDILRLSQTQFGDQARQRYQALILAALQALADTPYRIGSHDRDELAPGLRSYHLIYSRQQAKHTHGTVKSPRHIVFYRVTNDDVIEVVRLLHDAMEVQLHLPND
- a CDS encoding type II toxin-antitoxin system ParD family antitoxin, which gives rise to MATRNVVLTPHQDQVIHDLVQSGRYQNASEVMREGLRLLEQRVAEDTAKIEALRQATSIGIMDLEHGRFTQVNEGDLEHYLESLSLEATLPAREKH
- a CDS encoding 5'-nucleotidase, encoding MPYELENRLVIGVASSAVFDLLASDAVFQSQGEEEYRKFQQNNLHVPLPKGIAFPFIKRLLSVNDLSVDPTDPLVEVILLSRNDPDTGLRVLKTIEHYGLGMTRAIFMQGKSPYEYIPALNIALFLSGDKKDVEAAIRAGYPAGQVLDSKFEDDETDKTLRIAFDFDGVLAGDESETIMQASGLSEFHAHEVKNVMQPHNPGPLKEFMVRISKIQSVEEKHKKLNPEYENRIRVSIVTARNAPSHERAMNTLKSWGVMANDAFFLGGIEKGKILGVLKPHIFFDDQSGHLKSTSAVAPSVHIPFGITNHVATVDALEPEADQVQQVM